A part of Arachis hypogaea cultivar Tifrunner chromosome 12, arahy.Tifrunner.gnm2.J5K5, whole genome shotgun sequence genomic DNA contains:
- the LOC112729436 gene encoding probable carboxylesterase 9, giving the protein MSKFDPYSHIGVALNPDGTLTRNLNYPTVEANLEPSPGSSTVSKDITINHENKTWVRIFRPTKLPSNDNTVARLPIFIFFHNGGFIHFTPASNNVHGNCSQIASEIPAIVVSVGFRLSPENRLPVAYYDGCDAVLWVKEQVADPNGEQWLRDYGDPSRCYLYGVGCGGNIVFNTAILLLEENLDPLRIGGIIMNQPMFGGVKRTASELKFATDQLLPLPVLDLCWELALPKETNRDHRYCNPMIKGPHFENVKKLGRCLVIGFGGDIMVDKQQEFVTMLVKCGVQVEARFDQLGFHSIDMVDPLRFSAVMNIVKEFIL; this is encoded by the exons ATGTCCAAATTTGATCCATACAGCCATATTGGAGTTGCTCTAAATCCAGACGGTACCCTCACCCGGAACTTAAACTATCCAACGGTTGAGGCGAATCTAGAACCTTCTCCGGGAAGTTCTACCGTCTCAAAAGACATAACCATTAACCATGAAAACAAAACATGGGTTAGAATCTTCCGACCAACGAAACTTCCTTCCAATGACAACACCGTTGCAAGGTTACCAATCTTTATCTTCTTCCACAACGGTGGATTCATCCACTTTACACCGGCAAGCAACAATGTCCACGGAAACTGCTCGCAAATTGCGAGCGAAATCCCGGCCATTGTTGTCTCGGTTGGATTTCGTCTCTCGCCGGAGAACCGGCTCCCGGTGGCGTACTATGATGGCTGCGACGCCGTTTTGTGGGTGAAGGAACAAGTGGCTGACCCTAATGGGGAACAATGGCTAAGGGATTATGGTGATCCTTCAAGATGTTACCTCTATGGGGTTGGATGTGGTGGCAACATTGTTTTCAACACCGCAATTCTTCTTCTAGAAGAG aatttggatcctctaagaATTGGTGGTATCATCATGAATCAACCAATGTTCGGTGGGGTAAAAAGGACAGCCTCGGAGCTTAAGTTTGCAACAGATCAATTGTTACCATTGCCAGTGTTGGATTTGTGTTGGGAACTTGCTCTGCCCAAAGAAactaaccgtgaccatagatattgTAACCCTATGATAAAAGGGCCACACTTTGAAAATGTTAAGAAGTTGGGTAGGTGTCTTGTTATTGGGTTTGGTGGTGACATTATGGTTGACAAGCAACAAGAGTTTGTGACCATGTTGGTTAAATGTGGGGTTCAAGTGGAAGCAAGGTTTGATCAATTAGGGTTCCATAGTATTGATATGGTAGACCCTCTGAGGTTTAGTGCGGTTATGAATATTGTCAAGGAGTTTATCCTTTAA